From Schizosaccharomyces pombe strain 972h- genome assembly, chromosome: II, the proteins below share one genomic window:
- the dph6 gene encoding endoribonuclease, giving the protein MKVLGLISGGKDSCFNLMHCVSLGHEVVALANLHPEDGKDEIDSFMYQSVGHDVIPLYAECFDLPLYREKIGGQSINQNLDYQFTEKDETEDLYRLIKRVLTNHPDLEAVSTGAILSTYQRTRVENVCKRLGLKSLSFLWQKDQEKLLNDMVVSGLNAILIKVAAIGLTRKDLGKSLAEMQDKLLTLNKKFELHPCGEGGEYETLVLDCPLFKKRIVLTDKEVVEHSSGEVCYLKVKACVKDKPEWQPISLKSELVPNEELLGEEYSHIYHTISKKYELIDDQEETPTSLIPIPLRESAFQQKKGSFLVLGNVVATKGSYNTFQGEAESAINNLNELLGTYGYSNKNVYFVTVILSSMSKFAEFNSVYNKYFDFTNPPSRSCVAAPLASEYRIVMSCIVGDVTEKRALHVQGQSYWAPANIGPYSQSICANGVVFISGQIGLIPSVMELKLHDKIFEMVLALQHANRVAKAMRVGSLIACLAYVCDSRDADCVVKIWSEYTKNTGESSPVLVALVDALPRNASVEWQLLYNDSSCDVPLLSSLVTNQTLFGSDTAWDVALLNQNGLRMESSFIHHEHPSAYAIVLNNAFPNSQLLHVRYTARDQNV; this is encoded by the exons ATGAAGGTCTTAGGGCTAATCAGCGGTGGAAAGGATAGCTGCTTCAACTTGATGCATTGCGTCTCTTTAGGCCATGAAGTAGTAGCCCTAGCAAATCTTCATCCTGAAGATGGTAAAGATGAGATTGACTCTTTCATGTACCAAAGTGTTGGACACGATGTAATTCCATTGTATGCTGAATGCTTCGATCTACCGTTATATCGAGAGAAAATCGGTGGACAAAGTATCAATCAAAACTTGGATTATCAATTTACAGAAAAGGATGAAACAGAAGACTTATATAGACTCATAAAGCGTGTATTGACAAATCATCCAGATCTCGAAGCCGTTTCTACCGGCGCTATACTTTCCACATATCAACGGACTCGAGTAGAAAATGTTTGCAAACGGTTAGGTTTGAAAAGCTTGTCTTTTCTTTGGCAAAAAGATCAGGAAAAATTACTCAACGATATGGTTGTTTCTGGTTTGAATGCCATCTTGATCAAAGTAGCTGCAATTGGCCTTACGAGGAAGGATTTGGGGAAATCTCTAGCTGAAATGCAAGATAAACTTCTTACcctaaataaaaaattcgaaCTGCATCCTTGCGGTGAAGGAGGTGAATACGAAACATTGGTTTTAGATTGCCCATTGTTCAAGAAGCGAATTGTTTTGACTGATAAAGAGGTTGTTGAGCATTCTTCTGGGGAAGTCTGTTATTTGAAAGTTAAGGCCTGTGTTAAAGATAAGCCTGAATGGCAACCTATCTCGCTGAAAAGTGAATTAGTTCcaaatgaagaattacTTGGGGAAGAATATTCACATATTTATCATACTATATCTAAAAAATACGAACTTATTGACGATCAAGAGGAGACGCCTACTTCTCTTATCCCAATTCCTCTTCGTGAAAGCGCCTTTCAGCAAAAAAAGGGCTCATTTTTAGTATTGGGTAATGTGGTTGCTACCAAAGGATCTTATAACACGTTTCAAGGTGAAGCTGAATCTGCTATAAACAACTTAAATG AACTGCTTGGTACATATGGATATTCtaacaaaaatgtttactttGTAACCGTCATTTTATCTTCCATGTCTAAGTTTGCAGAATTTAACTCTgtttacaataaatattttgatttcaCGAACCCACCTTCCCGGTCTTGCGTCGCAGCTCCTCTAGCTAGTGAGTATAGGATAGTCATGTCCTGTATTGTTGGAGATGTAACCGAGAAAAGAGCGCTTCATGTTCAAGGGCAAAGTTATTGGGCGCCAGCCAACATTGGTCCATATTCGCAGTCGATCTGTGCAAATGGTgttgttttcatttctgGACAAATTGGTTTAATACCATCAGTTATGGAGTTAAAACTTCATGacaaaatatttgagaTGGTACTGGCTCTTCAACACGCAAATCGTGTTGCAAAAGCAATGCGAGTAGGTTCACTCATAGCATGCTTGGCATATGTTTGTGATTCTCGTGATGCGGATTGTGTTGTTAAAATTTGGTCagaatatacaaaaaatactGGGGAGTCAAGTCCTGTTTTGGTTGCGTTGGTTGATGCCTTACCAAGGAATGCCTCAGTAGAATGGCAATTGCTTTACAATGATAGCTCTTGTGATGTTCCACTTCTAAGTTCACTCGTTACAAATCAAACGCTTTTTGGTTCTGATACAGCATGGGATGTCGCCTTATTGAACCAAAATGGTTTACGAATGGAGTCCTCCTTTATTCATCATGAACATCCTTCCGCATATGCTATCGTATTGAACAATGCATTTCCAAATTCTCAGTTATTACACGTGCGTTATACAGCTAGAGATCAAAATGTATAA
- the syj2 gene encoding inositol-1,4,5-trisphosphate 5-phosphatase 2, which produces MQCYLKRKERSVAFITEKYAAIIQKPSVKDSDCIITFTCISLEEFEKIKEYELLFGGEKILGTLGLFNYVCEDMKEGVFLCVARKAKLVLRIGNRDPISKLENVSFISLDQELWDEELFEPMPRNSSPSSTFSTSTSDLNNIEKDNLVNSEYSSKYSSTTRIYPYHSLSQLTDLLTDGSFYVSTNISCFSRFQSEQPYGPKDIYCWNRFLITELDNHFSEAHILEKFPNLLLHCFRGYVERMFIDSMSMSIISKVSSYGSRQTYPPSGIDDSSYCSMFVETEFIVEIAQTVFSFVQVRGTVPCFWEEQFSSWYGPSISFLRSSQASQSLFNFHFSKLYKAYGDIYVIDLLQTKGFEASLYEAYKHHLMLLPFPAVVKKFHFTPDPARPDIDPRLETDLADDLKEMGYTQKSIENDMLESFQKGVFRINDLDCLGRTNVIQYQISRLVLKDIFFNLQIGVTFNILEYLRHLWSNNGDAIAKLITGVGSIGSSATRRGRKSIAGSLSDISKSFGRMYVGRYPDVESQNAILLLLGCFPNQSPVLISESVSSYIQGVLRQRRSEYRVERDFSIFSSTFNANGKVPSTDEFKRLLLPFGERTSAYDLYVVAVQEIITLNMSHLVSSSNQKLRIWEEKILMILNSRDSNNKYMLISSIQMAGVFLGVFIRKDDHLVVSKVTKTTRKTGFGGFSANKGAVAIEMNVCDSDFCFVSSHFAPKVNNISERNMEYTSISDNLVFPSGMKIYDHTNILWMGDFNYRIDSDNEEVRKLVELDDLDKLASYDQLCTEMKKGTVFHGLVEPQLTFLPTYKFDNGTNDYDTSDKQRVPSWTDRILATKSFTRNCYKSCDIRCSDHRPVFATFSLKIFSTCMDKKAGIIRDARIAYIKSKNSNK; this is translated from the exons ATGCAGTGCTATCTCaaacgaaaagaaagatCTGTTGCATTTATTACAGAGAAATATGCGgcaattattcaaaaaccGTCTGTTAAGGATTCTGATTGCATAATAACATTCACTTGTATCTCACTTGAAGAATTCGAAAAGATAAAGGAATATGAATTACTTTTTGGAGGAGAGAAGATATTGGGAACCCTTGGGTTGTTTAATTATGTATGTGAGGATATGAAAGAAGGCGTTTTCCTATGCGTTGCCCGGAAAGCAAAACTAGTGCTTCGAATTGGTAATAGAGACCCAATTTCGAAACTTGAAAATGTCTCCTTCATCTCTTTAGATCAGGAATTATGGGATGAAGAGTTGTTCGAACCCATGCCTCGTAATAGTTCACCAAGCTCTACTTTTTCGACAAGCACTTCTGACTTGaataatattgaaaaagataatttgGTTAATAGCGAATATTCTAGTAAATACTCTTCAACTACTAGGATATATCCATATCATTCCCTTTCTCAATTGACCGATTTGCTCACCGATGGTTCATTTTATGTCTCTACAAATAtttcttgcttttcaaGGTTTCAATCCGAGCAGCCTTATGGTCCCAAAGATATTTATTGTTGGAATAGATTTCTCATAACGGAATTGGATAACCACTTCTCTGAAGCCCATATTTTGGAGAAATTCCCGAACCTGTTGCTCCATTGCTTTCGGGGTTATGTTGAGAGAATGTTCATTGATAGTATGTCTATGAGTATAATCTCCAAGGTATCTAGTTATGGCTCTCGGCAAACATACCCTCCCTCTGGTATTGATGATTCGTCTTATTGTTCTATGTTTGTGGAGACAGAATTTATTGTCGAGATCGCACAAACGGTCTTTAGCTTCGTACAAGTTCGAGGGACAGTCCCATGTTTCTGGGAGGAACAATTCTCTTCTTGGTATGGACCctctatttcttttttgagatCTTCGCAGGCAAGTCAAAGtctatttaattttcacTTTAGTAAGCTATACAAAGCTTATGGTGATATATATGTAATCGATCTTTTACAAACAAAAGGCTTTGAAGCTTCGCTATATGAAGCTTACAAGCATCACCTTATGCTTCTACCTTTTCCTGCCGTTGTCAAGAAATTCCACTTTACACCTGATCCTGCTCGTCCTGACATTGATCCACGATTAGAGACCGATTTGGCCGACGATTTAAAAGAGATGGGCTATACTCAAAAGTCTATTGAAAATGACATGTTGGAATCTTTCCAAAAAGGAGTGTTTCGGATTAATGATTTGGATTGTCTGGGACGCACAAACGTTATTCAGTATCAAATATCTCGATTAGTATTAAAggatatattttttaacctTCAAATAGGAGTAACTTTCAATATTCTTGAATACCTAAGACATCTCTGGTCTAATAACGGTGATGCTATTGCGAAACTAATTACAGGGGTTGGCTCCATTGGTTCAAGCGCTACCCGTAGAGGTCGTAAATCTATTGCGGGATCTTTAAGTGATATATCCAAATCTTTTGGCCGCATGTATGTTGGAAGATATCCAGACGTAGAATCTCAAAATGCCATTTTATTGCTGTTGGGATGTTTTCCGAATCAAAGTCCCGTACTCATATCTGAATCCGTGTCTTCTTACATCCAAGGTGTGCTAAGACAACGTCGTTCTGAATATAGAGTCGAAAGGGATTTTAGCATATTTTCGTCGACATTTAATGCAAATGGTAAAGTACCCAGCActgatgaatttaaaagGCTGTTACTTCCATTTGGCGAAAGAACTTCCGCTTATGATCTTTACGTTGTAGCGGTTCAAGAGATAATTACCTTGAACATGAGTCATCTTGTTAGTTCAAGCAATCAGAAACTTAGGATTTGGGAAGAGAAAATACTTATGATTCTCAATTCTCGAGATTCTAATAATAAGTATATGTTAATTAGCTCTATTCAAATGGCAGGTGTTTTCCTTGGTGTATTTATACGGAAGGATGATCATCTTGTTGTTTCAAAAGTTACCAAAACAACTCGAAAGACAGGCTTTGGCGGGTTTTCTGCCAATAAGGGTGCCGTTGCAATTGAAATGAATGTTTGCGACTCggatttttgttttgtttcttCACATTTCGCTCCTAAGGTTAATAATATTTCGGAGCGCAACATGGAGTATACAAGTATATCTGATAACCTTGTTTTTCCATCTggaatgaaaatttatgatCATAC GAACATTTTATGGATGGGTGATTTTAATTATCGTATAGATTCTGATAACGAAGAAGTTCGAAAACTTGTTGAACTGGACGACTTAGACAAGTTGGCTTCATATGATCAGTTATGCACAGAAATGAAGAAAGGCACCGTGTTTCATGGTTTAGTTGAACCACAGTTAACATTTCTTCCTACTTACAAATTTGATAATGGAACCAATGATTATGACACTTC AGATAAACAGAGAGTGCCTTCATGGACAGATCGAATCTTGGCCACAAAAAGT TTTACTAGGAATTGCTATAAATCTTGTGACATTAGATGTTCCGATCATCGTCCTGTATTCGCTACTTTCAGCCTTAAAATATTCAGTACTTGTATGGACAAGAAAGCCGGAATCATAAGAGACGCAAGGATTGCTTatattaaaagcaaaaatagTAATAAATAG
- the spa1 gene encoding ornithine decarboxylase antizyme spa1, translating into MAFRNRMYQLSNVDDADADILNSHFAPNPRGQNHTHGRRRNTLALCTTKDQMFVYGSTPAGGAEWCSEALERSRPRAAFKQQRRRHVPRWISDSFRTCLPKPSGILKEQTVNEEEGNSRHRGKYDCDERIGVAESMNYWHGIVRTEEDGSKTLFLIPESWEDVHLKEGLVAIIDLAVDRLHCSKLVLFVDKNNSSLPYLVKSLHWVGFEPLPHLNCSDHALFGMEL; encoded by the exons ATGGCGTTTAGGAATCGAATGTACCAATTGTCAAATGTGGATGATGCTGACGCcgatattttaaattctcaCTTTGCACCAAACCCACGAGGGCAAAATCATACACATGGACGCCGACGCAACACGTTAGCTTTATGTACCACGAAGGATCAAATGTTTGTTTATGGCTCTACGCCGGCAGGGGGCGCGGAATGGTGCTCC GAGGCGCTTGAGCGCTCAAGACCTCGTGCTGCCTTTAAGCAGCAGAGGCGTCGCCATGTTCCACGTTGGATTAGTGACAGTTTTCGAACGTGTTTGCCTAAGCCCTCCGGCATACTGAAGGAACAGACGGTAAATGAAGAGGAAGGCAATTCAAGACATAGAGGAAAATATGATTGTGATGAAAGGATCGGTGTTGCAGAATCCATGAACTATTGGCATGGGATAGTTCGGACTGAAGAGGATGGATCGAAGACTCTATTTTTAATACCTGAAAGTTGGGAAGACGTTCATTTGAAAGAAGGATTAGTTGCCATCATAGACTTAGCCGTGGATCGGCTTCACTGCTCGAAGCTGGTATTATTcgttgataaaaataacagTTCTCTCCCTTATTTAGTAAAAAGCTTACATTGGGTGGGTTTTGAGCCTCTCCCACATCTCAATTGTAGCGATCATGCTCTTTTCGGCATGGAGCTGTGA
- the sim3 gene encoding CENP-A chaperone, NASP family, Sim3, with product MSSDTKTLENSKGNSATDADTKNPSSSDSRAIEQLVTQGNMAYAQKNYEEAVDKYGQALMQSESIHGSESLENRNVLWLYGKSLFQIAIENSQVLGNALGAKESVSQATESFEEPEAIGSFTFSGQKIENKYTVNEENSSIAHPEKESEEKETNEASPASEEDEDDFNVAWEVLDLTRVMQSKAVDAYPDSKDEKIRLADIYDLLGELSLEIENFSQASQDLKTALEWKEKVYNVSNNTLLSEAHYKLALALEFTNPEDPSNKSRACEHVEKAAEILKNVLNERENEVTDKKGKGKQKAEESTLTSDLENLREMLSELEQKTLDLKHGAPSLEEAVMSKMHESSLLSKDSSSLAQAVAEAVKNANDLGGLVKRKRTKQEVTSSSQKEGPKDKKKKD from the coding sequence ATGTCTTCTGATACGAAAACACTGGAAAATAGCAAAGGCAATAGTGCTACAGATGCTGATACCAAAAACCCTTCTTCTTCGGATTCGCGAGCAATTGAGCAACTAGTCACTCAAGGTAATATGGCTTAtgctcaaaaaaattatgagGAAGCCGTTGATAAGTATGGTCAAGCGCTCATGCAGTCAGAGTCCATTCATGGTTCTGAAAGTTTGGAGAATAGAAATGTTCTTTGGCTGTATGGAAAATCTCTGTTTCAAATAGCTATTGAAAATAGTCAAGTCCTGGGAAATGCGTTGGGTGCCAAGGAGTCTGTGTCTCAAGCAACCGAAAGTTTTGAAGAACCAGAAGCTATTGGCTCGTTCACATTTTCTggtcaaaaaattgaaaataaatataccgtcaatgaagaaaattcatcaatAGCACATCCAGAGAAGGAAagtgaagaaaaagaaacaaacgAAGCATCTCCAGcttctgaagaagatgaagacGATTTTAACGTTGCTTGGGAGGTGCTAGATCTAACAAGAGTCATGCAGTCAAAAGCAGTAGATGCTTATCCTGACAGTAAGGATGAAAAGATAAGACTGGCGGATATTTACGATTTATTGGGAGAACTTTCTCTcgaaattgaaaacttttCTCAGGCTTCTCAGGATTTAAAAACGGCCCTTGAGTGGAAAGAAAAGGTTTACAACGTTTCAAATAATACACTTTTAAGTGAAGCCCACTATAAGCTTGCACTAGCACTTGAGTTTACCAATCCAGAAGATCCCTCTAACAAGTCCCGCGCTTGTGAACATGTGGAAAAGGCTGCAgaaatcttaaaaaatgtctTAAATGAGCGGGAAAATGAAGTTACGGATAAGAAAGGGAAAGGAAAGCAAAAGGCTGAGGAAAGCACGTTAACTAGCGATCTTGAGAATTTGCGCGAAATGCTATCGGAACTTGAACAAAAGACGCTTGATTTAAAGCATGGCGCGCCAAGTTTGGAAGAAGCTGTTATGTCAAAGATGCATGAGTCATCCTTATTATCTAAGGATAGCAGCAGTCTCGCTCAAGCTGTTGCTGAAGCTGTGAAAAATGCCAATGATTTAGGTGGATTAGTAAAACGGAAACGTACGAAGCAAGAAGTTACTAGCTCCTCTCAAAAAGAAGGTCCTAAAgataagaaaaagaaggattAA
- the gyp1 gene encoding GTPase-activating protein Gyp1, whose protein sequence is MESQSKKSSALKTLSSLWNGSSSATSDPVTVLDRSRTHHHRGRSTSSKAQPFRLDDSVYSDQPPKDHISLARSITRPESASESKIYAPSARSSLSLEAVVGKKVSAKFAKYLSQTDDDWGVSNIKASKSLPRMARSTTPNSSSRSLFPQNGVDTTTSRQKLHSSGRFPLPAKLAHRSVEVEVAESNALVSRIKKFSRILDAPIVDLNALRTLAWNGIPSEHRPIVWKYLLGYLPCNASRREVTLKRKRDEYNAAKDSCFNTNTEPPPLDQTIWRQIVLDVPRTNPSILLYQNPLTQRMLERILYVWASRHPASGYVQGISDLVTPFIQVFLSEYIGDKDPMTYDIALLDETNRNDIEADAYWCLSKLLDGIQDNYIHAQPGIRRQVNNLRELTLRIDEPLVKHLQMEGVDFLQFSFRWMNCLLMRELSISNIIRMWDTYMAEGVQGFSEFHLYVCAAFLVKWSSELQKMEFQDILIFLQSIPTKDWSTKDIEILLSEAFLWKSLYSGAGAHLKR, encoded by the coding sequence ATGGAATCTCAGTCAAAAAAGTCGTCCGCCTTAAAAACTCTCTCCAGCTTATGGAATGGATCCTCTAGCGCCACTTCGGATCCAGTTACTGTTTTGGATCGAAGCCGGACCCATCACCATCGTGGTCGAAGCACTTCTTCCAAAGCTCAACCGTTCAGATTGGACGACTCTGTTTACTCAGATCAACCCCCAAAAGATCATATCTCTTTGGCCCGGTCCATAACTAGACCCGAATCTGCTAGTGAGTCTAAAATCTATGCACCTTCTGCGAGATCTTCTCTTTCCTTGGAAGCTGTTGTAGGCAAAAAAGTGTCTGCAAAGTTTGCCAAATATTTGTCACAGACAGATGACGATTGGGGAGTTTCGAATATTAAAGCCTCAAAATCTCTTCCTCGTATGGCTCGAAGTACTACTCCAAATTCTTCAAGCCGCTCCTTATTTCCTCAAAATGGCGTGGATACTACCACTTCTAGACAAAAGCTTCATTCGTCTGGTCGTTTTCCTTTACCCGCTAAACTAGCCCATCGTTCTGTAGAAGTTGAGGTTGCTGAAAGCAATGCGCTTGTCTCTCGGATCAAGAAGTTTTCGCGAATTCTTGATGCTCCAATTGTGGATTTAAATGCGCTTCGTACATTGGCTTGGAATGGAATTCCCTCCGAACATAGACCTATTGTCTGGAAATACTTGTTAGGATATTTACCTTGTAATGCTTCTCGTCGTGAAGTCACTTTAAAGCGAAAGAGAGACGAATATAACGCAGCAAAAGATTCCTGCTTTAATACAAATACAGAGCCACCACCTTTGGATCAAACTATTTGGCGACAAATTGTCCTTGACGTTCCGAGGACGAACCCCTCTATTCTTCTTTACCAAAACCCATTGACGCAGCGTATGCTTGAGCGTATTTTATATGTTTGGGCCTCACGGCACCCAGCCAGCGGATATGTACAAGGCATCAGCGATTTAGTTACTCCTTTTATTCAGGTGTTTTTGTCCGAATATATCGGCGATAAGGACCCAATGACATATGACATTGCTCTTCTTGATGAAACTAATCGTAATGATATTGAGGCTGATGCTTACTGGTGTCTTTCTAAATTGTTAGATGGTATCCAAGATAACTATATACATGCACAGCCTGGAATCCGTCGACAGGTGAATAATCTGCGAGAGCTTACTTTACGTATAGATGAGCCATTAGTAAAACATCTTCAAATGGAGGGTGTTGATTTCCTTCAGTTTAGTTTTCGCTGGATGAACTGTCTTTTAATGCGCGAGCTTAGTATTTCGAATATCATTCGGATGTGGGATACATACATGGCGGAAGGTGTCCAAGGATTTTCTGAGTTTCACCTCTACGTATGTGCTGCATTTTTAGTGAAATGGTCGAGTGAATTACAAAAGATGGAATTTCAGgatatattaatttttctgcAGTCTATTCCGACAAAAGATTGGAGCACAAAGGATATCGAAATTTTACTATCTGAAGCTTTCCTATGGAAATCATTGTACAGTGGAGCTGGTGCACATTTGAAAAGGTAA